The Spiroplasma endosymbiont of Crioceris asparagi genome contains the following window.
CAAATTCTTTTGCTTTAGAATTATTTTTTTCAACTTGTAATATATTTTCTAAAAAAAACATATTTTCAATATTTTTTTTAAATAATATACTTAATTCAACTTCACTCCTAATAAGAACTCTTAAATTTTTTCTTTCTAAAATATTATATAAAGTATTAATCAAGCTTTCATATGTTAATTTATCTTTCATTCTAGCACTCCTTTAGCAATTTTATAATTTCATAGTTTTGAATTGAAATATTGTCATATTTTCCAGTAAGTATTCCCTTTTGAATCTCTGTTATCATTTTAATTTTATCATTTATATTTACCATTGATGTGTTATTGAAATTGTTTTTTAAAATTATTTTTAATCTATATGGATGAATATTTAATTTGCTTGCAATTTGAGATTCATTGAAATTTTCAGATTTAAGTAAGATAGCATTTCTTAAAATAATTAAATTGTCACAAATAAGTTTTAGCAAAGAAAACAAATCTTTATTTTTATTAATATAGTTTTCACAATTTTCAATTCATGCTTTGATATCGTTATTTAAAATAATTTGTGACATTTGGAAAATATCTTTAACTTCATTATTAATACAAATTAAATCAATGTTCTTTTGATTAAATTCAATTTCACCATCAATAAATTTTTTAATTTCATTTTTAATCACATTGAAATCATTTGAAAAATATTCTAAAAAATAATCAACGGCTTGTTCATTAAATTGTACATTG
Protein-coding sequences here:
- the holA gene encoding DNA polymerase III subunit delta gives rise to the protein MFLVNGYDNLIIKKQINKLITTIGGENEVLFFDCENLNFSELELSVSNYSFFNNKKIIVLNNINLIEKNNDYVKKRFEKFLKIENIIWIFSTINKFNKSILKIIEGLNVKIKKIELKEMNQFEIKKNIISKLKRSNVQFNEQAVDYFLEYFSNDFNVIKNEIKKFIDGEIEFNQKNIDLICINNEVKDIFQMSQIILNNDIKAWIENCENYINKNKDLFSLLKLICDNLIILRNAILLKSENFNESQIASKLNIHPYRLKIILKNNFNNTSMVNINDKIKMITEIQKGILTGKYDNISIQNYEIIKLLKEC